The following is a genomic window from Chanos chanos chromosome 1, fChaCha1.1, whole genome shotgun sequence.
TCAAACCGTGCTTCTCAACTCTTGGAAAAGAAAATTAGACAGAGTTTAGAGTTAGAGTTTAGAGTTTTTCCACTGCTCAACACCTTTCTGTGCAGTAAAGTGAAAGATGATTCTTTATCTGTCAAGGACCCATTAAactgtccagtctgtctgaatCTGCCGAGTTTCTGCAGTTTCTCTGGATGGATTTAGGCATGTAGTTTACACAGAGCTCCACTGAAAGacaacaggaaatgaatgaaCTTACAAATATGTATAATGCCAAAAAAATAGCTGTGGCTCTGAGTACGTTAAAACAAAGTTGGATGTTATCACCTTAGGTCCCAAGCCTGTCTTCATCATGAAGACAAATGGAACAATGTAGTAATGGACTGAATGACTGGCTGATTTCACTTGATCTCTCTGTCACCTGCTTTCTCTGTGAGCCCTGCTGAAAAGCACCCCTGCTCTCCAGCATAGACATCTAGTAAAACGAAACCTAAGTTGCATTTCGGCCGCTGGGATCACGAAATGGCAGAAGCTCCTTTCTCCATCTAGGACTCCTTCAtctgtccagtctgtctggatctcctgAGAGATCCAgtgactattccctgtggacacagttactctATGAACtaatttctcccattttcccatttcccttttgggttcttggggagttttttcttgcccgccattaGGATTAAGtgagggggtgccgtcctgttttgatttgactgttgtggcctgtaaagccctttgagactgtaaacagtgatattgggcactaaataaacttgaaacttattAAGTACTACTGGGATCAatgagacacacatgcatgcacactatGAAAAATTAATAGCAATGTATTAGCAGTTTCAACATACTAATTACAATATTAACAGAACAGCTGACGCAATACTGAAATATTATTCtataatgttaatgttttggcttccataccccccccccccccccccacacacacacacacacacacacacacacacacacaaagacagaaatactgacatatacatgcatatgtgtgacagtgtttaatGAGTCACAGTTAGGTGATGACCTCAACCCTAAAGTacattaaagagaaaatatCTGAAAGTGTAACATCAGAACTTTTTTGGATTTGAttaaaatttcttttgtttttaggtCACATCAGATTACTCTTGGTTCAAACTGGACAACTACAGAGCACACAGCACAAGAGTAGTGTCCTGTCTCTCAACCAtaattactgatattactgttactgatacaCTCTGACATATGACATTAAGATACGCTGAAAACATATGGTGAATGGACAAACAAGTGACCATTTAGTTTTTCATCTGTCCACGTCTTTACTGTGTCCATTACCTGAGAACACAGCTTATCACTACACTCATACTGTGAGTTTGACCATCCACTGTCATTATAGCTGGATTTATTAACGCTACTTTAAAGATCTAAAACCTGAAGAGAAATTGAACTTAAGGCACTAATCCAAAATCCAGCgtagaggggctgagtgaatgtggtctggactctgtggaggagggtcattgtgtcagagatgctgtagaaggacagagttgcTGCCTTGTGATCCAGGTACACTGCTATTCTGGGACAACGGGAAACTATTGGGATTTCAGTTTCAATACTATCGTGTTTGAAAGTGTAACTGGATCCACAACAGACCAAACTCCAGGACTGATCGTTGTTTCCAAACCCACTCTCGTTACCTCTTCCTTTCCGGCTGATGCCTTTATATGACACTGCTATAAAAACCATTCCAGTCCAGTcaacctcccagtaacagcgtccagtcaaaCTCTCTCTACATAGAACCTGCATCCACTCTTCAAATCTgcctggatgatcaggatatgactgaGCAGTTTTAGTCCCTGTTGcctttctgttcctctcagacAGACGAAGCTTTctatgtgctgtgttgggatccagtgtgagcTGACAGGAATCTGGCAAAggtgttaaaaaataaaattgcaatGAAACAATGTTCAGTCAGTTCTAAAAATGTCTCATATTACACATTTAGATGTTTCCTCTTGATTGTATTTCAGGTTTACGATGACTGACTGATTCTGACtaattaaacactcacacactcagatctactgtaaatgtcagtgtttgagtgtttgttaataaaacaatattattaGAGTAGAACTTATTTTCAGTGAGACACCACTTTTTGGTCACTGACTGGTAAAACGTGACCATTCACCCTTCACTTTCCCAGAGCCCTGTGATGTGTTTGACAGGATAATCtcacatgtgtgtttcagtcaacTCATTGTCTCCATTCATTCGTCATCAAAAGCTTTTATCCAATACATGACATTTAACtctgggtgtgggtgtgggtgtgtgtgtttatatgtgtgtatgtgtttatgcgtgcgtgtgtgtgtgtgtgtgtgtgtgtgtgtgtgtgtgtgagtgggggggggggggcgctgtaTGTGAGATATCAGTACACTTACATTGTAAAAAGTCCTCTCTGGTCTTGGGTTCAGTAGATAAGAAAAGCTGGTCTGTTGTAGCTGTGGAGATTTGGTGTTAATCTTAAGTACAATATAGAACCATGCATTTGACCATAATTTCCGACAGCTTTCTTAAATGCGTCGAGCAGAGTTTTCTTTGTGTCATGTTAAATTGTTGACTGTTTTGCAGATGGTTAGTTTAGCGCAGAAATGTCTGTGCAAATGCAATATGTGGCTGATGATTGAGGAGATTACAGCCATTCCCCAACATATGTCCGAATTCCATTCTGACTGACCGGTCGAATCGCGAAATAGACGTAGTTGGATGTATGTTAGCGTGGCATGTAGAAGTTGTATACGAATGGCAGCTGAGAGcgagagctgagagagatgcCGCGATGTACACAATGCTGGGATATCTATCACTATCATACACATGCAGCCGTTAGCACTGGCTGATGTAGTTTCATGTGACAGGAAGATTTGACATATGTAATGAATATCCAGAGACTTGACTTTAACATTTATTGAAGGCACTTGTATACCGCACTAAATGCACTCTGGGCTAAACCGGACTAAGCGCGTATTGTGTTACTCCGCCTCCGCGTCGGTAACTTCATCAAACCTGTATCAGTGTGCGGCATTATATACACTGGCGGACACACGACCAAGCCgaatttttatatttacatatatttttttctttactttctaAAAtgtatacagttttttttttgtcgcgTGTATAGATGGTAATAAGTTGGGGAGAGTCTGTATTATAATGATGAATAATCTTATCTCCTGACGATTTTTTTCATTCCTACAAgttcacatactctctctctctctctctctctctctctgagatctGACAAAGTCTGATTTTAGTACTaatattttataaaatatttttcaacctTTTTCTGAAATCTTGATAGCTTCTTCACTGAAGAATTCTTCTAGTCTCTTCTTCATTTCAGCGACAGTTTTCCTCACATCCTCAAAACTGAAGTCTGGATTGACAGTCATGCTGGGTAACCCTTTATATTcaggatgaacagagagagactggaaactctacagagagataaacaaacacacagaacacatacatgaacacacaaacttttCTAGATCTCTAATACACTTTACTGAGAATAAGTCCAGAGAAGATCCATTGTGAGGGACACCCCACTCTGTAGATGATCAGTGATGTTACCTGGAGGAACTGGATGcaatcctctgtgtgtgaaagctgctccagctcagtgtctctcttcctcagctcagcaatctcctgctccagtttcttTATGTGATCTTCAGTCAGTCTCACTTCAGTCTTCTCCTGAGCTCTGACCTGTTCTATCACCTCAGAGCACTTTCTCTCAATGGAGTGGATcatctcagtaaagatcctctcactgtcctccactgctgtctgtgcagagatctgtgaggagacacacagagaggaggggagtccATTTGAAGCAGCactctcactcagctcttactggAAACCCAGACAGCCTGCTCTCCATAGTGTAGCTTACTGGGATTGGACAGTGGCCCAGCACTGGGCtcttgactgattgactgaagGAAAGTTCTGACTGAGTACTGAAATGGTTCTTCCAGCAGTTAAGTGTTATCTTGTCCTCTGCTGACTACTCACCCTGAGAGACTTCACAGCCTGTTTCAGCTCCTgtagctccttctctctctcctggattctctgcaGGAGTTTTCTCTTGGTCTTTCCCAACTGTCTCTG
Proteins encoded in this region:
- the LOC115816704 gene encoding tripartite motif-containing protein 16-like, giving the protein MAKASLSVQDPLVCSICLDLFKFPVTIPCGHSYCMSCIEGFWDQDDQRGVYSCPQCRQTFTPRPVLSKNTTLAELAERLRKIRLQAAHRAVCYAGPGDVECDICTRRKLKAVKSCLVCLVSFCETHLQPHYESTAFEKHKLIEASTHLKDRICSQHDKLREIYCRTDQKMICYLCTTDEHKGHDTVSAATERTEKQRQLGKTKRKLLQRIQEREKELQELKQAVKSLRISAQTAVEDSERIFTEMIHSIERKCSEVIEQVRAQEKTEVRLTEDHIKKLEQEIAELRKRDTELEQLSHTEDCIQFLQSFQSLSVHPEYKGLPSMTVNPDFSFEDVRKTVAEMKKRLEEFFSEEAIKISEKATTDQLFLSTEPKTREDFLQYSCQLTLDPNTAHRKLRLSERNRKATGTKTAQSYPDHPGRFEEWMQVLCRESLTGRCYWEVDWTGMVFIAVSYKGISRKGRGNESGFGNNDQSWSLVCCGSSYTFKHDSIETEIPIVSRCPRIAVYLDHKAATLSFYSISDTMTLLHRVQTTFTQPLYAGFWISALSSISLQVLDL